In the genome of Alphaproteobacteria bacterium, the window GAGGGTAACGTAAAGGTCGCAATCGACCAGGCGTTCGTTGGCCAGCGCTGCCGCCGCCGCCCGGATGGCCAGCATCTCGGCGTGGGCCGTGGGGTCACGCAGCTCTATCACCCGGTTGCCGGCCGCCGCCACGACCTCGCCGCCGGCCACCACCACGGCGCCCACCGGCACTTCGCCCCGCGCCGCCGCACGCTCGGCCTGGTCCAGCGCCAGGGTCATGGGGGAAGGCTCGGTCATGGCGGCAACCTGCCGGTCCGGGTGGAAGGGGTCAAGGGGTATGGATTTGATTGCCGGGCCTGGGCCGTCGGCCTAGCCCGCATTTTTCACCGGGT includes:
- a CDS encoding nucleoside deaminase, with amino-acid sequence MTEPSPMTLALDQAERAAARGEVPVGAVVVAGGEVVAAAGNRVIELRDPTAHAEMLAIRAAAAALANERLVDCDLYVTLEPCPMCAQAISLARLRRLYFGAADAKGGGVDHGPRIFSQPSCHHRPEVVGGIEEKRAGQLLRDFFRQRR